A genomic window from Streptomyces sp. NBC_01429 includes:
- the rpsI gene encoding 30S ribosomal protein S9, producing MAETTAETPVEAPEAEETFDAVTTFESEVPVEGEYTSESLAGRFGDPQPAAGLGRRKNAIARVRIVPGTGKWKINGRTLEEYFPNKVHQQAVNEPFKVLELDNRYDVIARISGGGVSGQAGALRLGVARSLNEADVDNNRATLKKAGFLSRDDRAVERKKAGLKKARKAPQYSKR from the coding sequence GTGGCCGAGACCACTGCAGAGACCCCCGTCGAGGCCCCCGAGGCCGAGGAGACCTTCGACGCGGTGACGACCTTCGAGTCGGAGGTCCCCGTCGAGGGTGAGTACACCTCCGAGTCCCTGGCGGGCCGCTTCGGCGACCCCCAGCCCGCCGCCGGCCTGGGTCGTCGCAAGAACGCCATCGCCCGCGTCCGGATCGTTCCGGGCACCGGCAAGTGGAAGATCAACGGTCGCACCCTTGAGGAGTACTTCCCCAACAAGGTGCACCAGCAGGCTGTCAACGAGCCCTTCAAGGTGCTTGAGCTGGACAACCGCTACGACGTCATCGCCCGCATCTCGGGTGGCGGCGTCTCCGGTCAGGCCGGCGCCCTGCGCCTCGGCGTGGCCCGCTCGCTGAACGAGGCGGACGTGGACAACAACCGCGCCACGCTGAAGAAGGCCGGCTTCCTGAGCCGCGACGACCGCGCGGTCGAGCGCAAGAAGGCCGGTCTCAAGAAGGCCCGCAAGGCCCCGCAGTACAGCAAGCGCTAG
- the glmM gene encoding phosphoglucosamine mutase, which yields MGRLFGTDGVRGVANADLTAELALGLSVAAAHVLGEVGTFEGHRPTAVVGRDPRASGEFLEAAVVAGLASAGVDVLRVGVLPTPAVAYLTGVLGADLGVMLSASHNAMPDNGVKFFARGGHKLADELEDRIEKIYDEHRTGEPWARPTGGGVGRVRTYDEGFDQYVAHLIGVLPNRLDGLKVVLDEAHGAAARVSPEAFARAGAEVITIGAEPDGLNINDGCGSTHLGLLKAAVVEHGADFGIAHDGDADRCLAVDGAGEEVDGDQILAVLALAMREAGTLRGNAVVGTVMSNLGFKMAMEREGITLVETAVGDRYVLESMKEHGYALGGEQSGHVIVLDHATTGDGTLTGLMLAARVAATGRTLGDLAGVMSRLPQVLVNVPDVDKSRVKTSAELASAVSEAERDLGSTGRVLLRPSGTEPLVRVMVEAADIDQARSVASRLADAVKATLG from the coding sequence GTGGGACGACTCTTCGGCACGGACGGCGTGCGCGGTGTCGCCAACGCCGACCTGACGGCCGAGCTGGCGCTCGGTCTGTCGGTGGCGGCGGCGCATGTGCTCGGCGAAGTGGGGACGTTCGAGGGGCATCGGCCCACGGCGGTGGTCGGACGTGATCCCCGCGCGTCCGGCGAATTCCTGGAGGCGGCGGTCGTCGCGGGGCTCGCGAGCGCGGGCGTGGACGTCCTGCGCGTCGGTGTGCTGCCCACCCCGGCGGTGGCGTATCTCACCGGTGTGCTGGGCGCCGACCTCGGCGTGATGCTCTCCGCGAGCCACAACGCCATGCCCGACAACGGCGTCAAGTTCTTCGCGCGCGGCGGCCACAAGCTCGCCGACGAGCTGGAGGACCGGATCGAGAAGATCTACGACGAGCACCGTACGGGCGAGCCGTGGGCGCGGCCGACCGGCGGGGGCGTCGGCCGGGTCCGTACGTACGACGAAGGTTTCGATCAGTACGTGGCACATCTGATCGGCGTCCTGCCGAACCGGCTCGACGGCCTCAAGGTCGTCCTGGACGAGGCGCACGGCGCGGCGGCCCGGGTGTCGCCGGAGGCGTTCGCCCGCGCCGGGGCCGAGGTCATCACGATCGGCGCCGAGCCCGACGGGCTGAACATCAACGACGGCTGCGGCTCCACCCACTTGGGGCTGCTGAAGGCGGCCGTCGTCGAACACGGCGCCGACTTCGGCATCGCCCACGACGGCGACGCGGACCGCTGCCTGGCCGTGGACGGCGCGGGCGAGGAGGTCGACGGCGACCAGATCCTCGCGGTGCTGGCCCTCGCGATGCGCGAGGCGGGCACCCTGCGCGGCAACGCGGTCGTCGGGACCGTCATGTCCAACCTGGGCTTCAAGATGGCGATGGAGCGCGAGGGCATCACGCTGGTCGAGACGGCGGTCGGTGACCGCTACGTCCTCGAATCCATGAAGGAGCACGGCTACGCCCTCGGCGGCGAACAGTCGGGCCACGTCATCGTCCTCGACCACGCCACCACCGGCGACGGCACCCTTACCGGCCTCATGCTGGCCGCCCGCGTCGCCGCGACCGGCCGCACGCTGGGCGACCTGGCGGGCGTCATGAGCCGGCTGCCCCAGGTCCTCGTCAACGTCCCCGACGTCGACAAGTCCCGGGTGAAGACCTCGGCGGAGCTGGCCTCGGCGGTATCGGAGGCCGAACGCGACCTGGGCTCGACGGGCCGCGTCCTGCTGCGCCCCTCGGGCACGGAGCCGCTGGTACGGGTCATGGTCGAGGCCGCCGACATCGACCAGGCGCGCTCGGTGGCGAGCCGGCTGGCGGACGCGGTGAAGGCGACGCTGGGCTGA
- a CDS encoding ATP-binding protein, which produces MPLHHPADPARPSNQQSSAHRPFILSAREAHGALPSPTGRPAYSQTLPCEPASAHRARLLVSAACTAWELPGLTDSATLLVSELLANSVEHSASRLVRVVVSHPEHGRVRVAVADNSPAPPTPRTAPDDAEDGRGLAVVQALSDRWGTDLRRWGKNREP; this is translated from the coding sequence ATGCCCCTCCACCACCCGGCCGACCCCGCCCGCCCTTCCAACCAGCAATCCTCCGCCCACCGCCCATTCATACTCAGCGCACGAGAGGCACACGGCGCCCTCCCCTCCCCCACCGGTCGGCCCGCCTACAGCCAGACGCTCCCCTGCGAGCCCGCGTCCGCCCACCGGGCCAGGCTCCTCGTGAGCGCGGCCTGCACCGCATGGGAACTGCCCGGCCTGACGGACAGCGCGACGCTGCTTGTATCGGAACTGCTCGCCAACTCCGTTGAGCACAGCGCCAGTCGGCTGGTTCGGGTGGTCGTCTCGCACCCCGAGCACGGCCGCGTACGGGTCGCCGTCGCCGACAACTCTCCCGCCCCGCCCACCCCCCGCACCGCCCCCGACGACGCCGAGGACGGCCGTGGACTCGCTGTTGTCCAGGCCCTCTCGGACCGGTGGGGTACGGACCTCAGGCGCTGGGGCAAGAACCGCGAGCCGTGA
- a CDS encoding helix-turn-helix domain-containing protein → MAAPTGPTVRRMQLGWELKELRDKAGFTLAQATDGLTFSPSKLHRVENGLTGLPKVQDLKDLLDRYGVVDEEDVTFLVEIHRDSLNRGWWSLYRSVLPSGMSMYIGLESGARSIRAWQPGVVYGVLQTERYAREMFLTAKSVEETNTEFVERHTQIRMQRKELLTRRDSPLELWVILDEAVLRRVIGGPDVMREQYEEIIRLSQLDNVTIQILPASISTYRCSFNFALMDFGGPLPTVVQSDAVDGSSLGDKDTTIWTFTRRFDALRAGALAPGETAMFLQRLAREI, encoded by the coding sequence GTGGCAGCACCGACAGGACCAACGGTCCGGCGTATGCAACTTGGCTGGGAACTGAAAGAGTTGCGGGACAAAGCCGGTTTCACCCTGGCGCAGGCGACTGACGGATTGACGTTTTCCCCGTCCAAGCTCCACCGCGTGGAGAACGGGTTGACCGGTCTGCCGAAGGTCCAGGACTTGAAGGACCTGCTCGACCGCTATGGGGTGGTGGACGAGGAAGACGTGACTTTCCTGGTGGAGATCCACCGTGACTCGCTCAACAGGGGCTGGTGGTCGCTCTATCGCAGCGTGCTGCCGTCCGGCATGAGTATGTACATCGGGCTGGAGAGTGGAGCACGCAGCATCCGTGCGTGGCAGCCGGGTGTTGTCTACGGAGTGCTTCAGACCGAGCGCTACGCCCGGGAGATGTTTCTTACGGCCAAATCCGTCGAAGAGACGAACACCGAGTTCGTGGAGCGCCACACTCAGATCCGCATGCAGCGCAAGGAGTTGCTGACTCGCAGGGACAGTCCGCTGGAACTCTGGGTCATCCTGGATGAGGCCGTGCTGCGGCGGGTGATCGGTGGACCTGATGTGATGCGGGAACAGTACGAGGAGATCATCAGGCTCTCGCAGTTGGACAACGTGACGATTCAGATCCTCCCTGCGAGCATCTCGACCTACCGCTGTAGCTTCAACTTCGCGCTGATGGACTTCGGCGGCCCGCTGCCCACGGTGGTCCAGTCCGATGCGGTCGACGGGTCGAGCCTTGGCGATAAGGACACCACGATCTGGACCTTCACCCGCAGGTTCGACGCCTTGCGGGCCGGGGCCCTTGCCCCTGGTGAGACAGCCATGTTCCTGCAACGACTAGCACGAGAGATCTGA
- a CDS encoding DUF397 domain-containing protein: MNHRAISQLSSGTAWFKSSYSAENGTACVEVADLAGTGHVGVRDSKQKAGPALVVPASAWAAFVGGV; the protein is encoded by the coding sequence ATGAATCACCGCGCCATATCTCAACTCAGCTCTGGGACGGCCTGGTTCAAGTCTTCGTACAGCGCGGAGAACGGCACCGCGTGCGTCGAAGTGGCCGACCTCGCCGGCACCGGCCACGTCGGCGTCCGCGACTCCAAGCAGAAGGCCGGCCCCGCCCTCGTCGTCCCTGCCTCCGCGTGGGCCGCCTTCGTCGGCGGCGTGTAG
- a CDS encoding lanthionine synthetase LanC family protein, translating into MSSGTDAPTAQATGVADALLDPERVMAALPPQAVATLCDGLAGTALLHACLAQYRPEFATAAADHWKAAADLQAGTPPDGIHTGPGALAASLIVGTGYLPDPGRHRETVESATAWLSARAEGLARHQRRRANSERPGTPWAVYDAIKGLTGVGRVLLAAHTAGHHDAADRGLTAALTTLTALIHTRYGSRPGWWLPAVDHPPPVTVHPSGAATTGLAHGIAGPLAFLASAHTAGRTVAGQPEAIRTAASWLLSWQEPTASWPTFVSGNDLDVPPAREARRRAPGRGDAWCYGSPGIGRALALAGNALAEPALTGAGHDAIAALGDRDRGPGRWDTEGPTLCHGSAGVLQAAARAGCWAVARQAADRTAGFHDHRRPFRFPHVKAGARYDNPGFLTGATGIALALADYSGLLPSSPAASWDCLLLLS; encoded by the coding sequence ATGTCCTCCGGCACTGACGCGCCGACCGCGCAAGCGACGGGCGTCGCCGACGCCCTGCTTGATCCGGAACGAGTCATGGCGGCCCTCCCGCCGCAAGCCGTTGCGACACTGTGCGACGGACTGGCGGGTACCGCGCTCCTGCACGCCTGTCTGGCCCAGTACCGGCCCGAGTTCGCCACGGCAGCCGCCGACCACTGGAAGGCAGCAGCCGACCTGCAAGCCGGCACACCACCGGACGGCATCCACACCGGCCCCGGCGCTCTGGCAGCCTCCCTGATCGTCGGAACGGGCTATCTCCCCGACCCCGGCCGCCACCGCGAGACCGTAGAAAGCGCCACGGCATGGCTGTCCGCCCGCGCCGAAGGTCTGGCCCGTCACCAGCGGCGGCGCGCCAACAGCGAGCGACCGGGCACGCCGTGGGCGGTGTACGACGCGATCAAGGGCCTGACGGGCGTCGGCCGCGTCCTTCTCGCCGCCCACACCGCCGGACACCACGACGCGGCCGACCGCGGACTGACGGCCGCGCTCACCACCCTCACCGCACTGATCCACACCCGGTACGGTTCCCGGCCAGGCTGGTGGCTGCCCGCCGTCGATCATCCACCCCCCGTCACCGTCCATCCCTCGGGCGCCGCCACCACCGGCCTCGCCCACGGCATAGCCGGTCCCCTCGCCTTCCTCGCGTCCGCCCACACGGCGGGCCGTACCGTTGCCGGACAGCCGGAGGCGATCCGTACGGCCGCGTCCTGGCTCCTCAGCTGGCAGGAGCCCACCGCGTCCTGGCCGACATTCGTCAGCGGCAACGACCTTGACGTCCCGCCCGCCCGGGAAGCGCGCCGCCGCGCACCGGGCAGGGGGGACGCCTGGTGCTACGGCAGCCCGGGGATCGGCCGTGCTCTCGCCCTCGCCGGCAACGCCCTGGCCGAGCCCGCCCTGACCGGCGCCGGGCACGACGCCATCGCCGCTCTCGGCGACCGCGACCGCGGCCCCGGCCGATGGGACACGGAAGGCCCCACGCTGTGCCACGGGTCCGCCGGAGTCCTCCAAGCCGCCGCCAGAGCCGGGTGCTGGGCCGTCGCGCGACAGGCCGCCGACCGTACGGCAGGCTTCCACGACCACCGACGGCCCTTCCGTTTCCCTCATGTCAAAGCCGGGGCGAGGTACGACAACCCCGGCTTCCTGACCGGCGCCACCGGAATCGCCCTTGCTCTGGCCGACTACAGCGGTCTGCTTCCCTCCAGCCCGGCCGCCTCCTGGGACTGCCTGCTGCTGCTGTCCTGA
- a CDS encoding lantibiotic dehydratase has translation MARIPLLACGTDQGEGLIDEGLIEEGLFLASRSLEQSARDSHKAEVTRTAYRIRAQTRTTPHGVWCGVATARLGGHQVVLRLGERHQAVTVPSPQWLLGFTDSAFRAPGVVPMLVFTVNNLVVGHGARYEAEHPGRDGSGQLGSVLVTGLSTWLLKTCADGVLGSDVIAAVLERYPGATAEAAEEALTHMVRTGILLTDILPEDPRDDPLGHLLRKVPGSAPEHALLIRLRELLREADQHPPGAAQRLRLLRSARSLADQIHLVDRPITVDTLADAELRLPSAVGAQAALAASALWRISHRTPPLRLWSDRFVETYGRHRMVPLLEAIDPTVGIGPPHAGDAIAATTESGESREQHSRLLASLLSDALAHGRTEVELTEEHIERLDHGTGPPPRSAEIHVRIVAEADGSSRLVVGRLAAQDAGSASGRFARWLPQLTPSTPDINGPVIAEVVCRPLSAKAAGLAVETGFAPFRIPVGVPTRDGDLHPEDLAITSSSRQLVLWSHTLQQQVVPVLFSRITRDLLPPAAQLLHLLGHVDERPWHTWSWGPAACFPYTPRVSCRGVVLAPQRWLLPDDVVAAATRQSTWHRRLATWLATTFPPVPPVVVAEESDRQLPLRPHDTDHQEILRRTVLRGTRSLTEALGHGSHELAVRGPRGRHPLELVVALQRRTSPAQALTDPRTAPRPRTADTCPPGRDWLSAAIAVPARHQDAVLERLPPVPAGARLFWLRYDTPALGPHLRLRFQADPGTLSGLSHSLGEWAVGLAEQRLSDGQLHYAPYVRETQRYGGPHCVHAAEDVFVADSALVLAALNHPGTEDDRLLLAARSATAIARWCTSPSALRSGPLTSVERNRRERLRAPTRTGTVPPRLTTLWEARQEALSVYRVLLPTPEIADRCASDLIHMHCNRLLGSDSGQERIARSLAIDLFHIQAHVLRH, from the coding sequence ATGGCCCGTATTCCGCTGCTGGCCTGCGGCACAGACCAGGGGGAGGGGCTGATCGACGAGGGGCTGATCGAGGAAGGACTGTTCTTGGCCTCCCGGTCCCTGGAACAGTCGGCCCGCGACTCGCACAAAGCCGAAGTGACACGCACCGCCTACAGGATCCGGGCACAAACGCGGACGACTCCCCATGGTGTGTGGTGCGGGGTTGCCACCGCCCGGCTGGGGGGCCACCAGGTGGTGCTGCGCCTGGGCGAACGTCACCAGGCGGTCACCGTGCCCAGCCCTCAGTGGTTGCTCGGCTTCACGGACAGCGCCTTTCGGGCACCGGGCGTCGTACCGATGCTGGTGTTCACAGTGAACAACCTGGTGGTGGGTCATGGGGCCCGGTACGAGGCCGAGCATCCCGGCCGGGACGGATCCGGGCAGCTCGGCAGCGTCCTTGTCACCGGACTGTCCACGTGGCTGCTGAAGACATGCGCCGATGGCGTACTGGGGAGCGACGTCATCGCTGCCGTCCTGGAACGCTATCCGGGCGCGACGGCGGAGGCCGCCGAAGAGGCGCTCACACACATGGTCCGCACGGGAATCCTGCTGACCGACATTCTTCCCGAGGACCCGCGCGACGATCCGCTCGGACATCTCCTGCGCAAAGTCCCCGGATCTGCCCCCGAACACGCGCTCCTGATCAGGCTGCGGGAGCTGCTGAGAGAGGCCGACCAACACCCACCCGGTGCGGCACAACGACTCAGGCTACTGCGCTCGGCCCGGTCTCTCGCCGACCAAATCCACCTTGTCGACCGCCCGATCACTGTGGACACACTGGCCGACGCCGAACTGCGACTGCCCTCGGCCGTCGGCGCGCAAGCCGCCCTGGCCGCATCGGCGTTGTGGCGGATCAGCCACCGCACGCCCCCGCTGCGTCTCTGGTCGGACCGGTTCGTAGAGACGTACGGACGGCATCGCATGGTGCCGCTCCTGGAAGCCATCGACCCGACCGTCGGCATCGGGCCCCCACATGCGGGCGATGCCATCGCGGCCACCACCGAGTCCGGCGAGAGCCGGGAACAGCACAGTCGGCTGCTGGCTTCCCTCCTGTCGGACGCCCTCGCACACGGGCGGACCGAGGTCGAATTGACCGAGGAACACATCGAGCGCCTGGACCACGGTACGGGCCCGCCGCCGCGCAGCGCGGAGATCCACGTACGTATCGTGGCCGAGGCGGACGGCTCCTCCCGTTTGGTGGTCGGCCGCCTCGCCGCCCAGGACGCCGGCTCGGCCTCCGGCCGGTTCGCGCGGTGGCTCCCCCAACTGACCCCAAGCACACCGGACATCAACGGACCTGTTATTGCCGAGGTCGTCTGCCGACCCCTTTCCGCCAAGGCCGCAGGTCTGGCCGTCGAGACCGGGTTTGCCCCCTTTCGCATCCCGGTCGGCGTCCCCACCCGTGACGGTGACCTGCACCCGGAAGACTTGGCGATCACCAGCTCCAGCCGACAGTTGGTGTTGTGGTCGCACACCCTCCAGCAGCAGGTCGTACCGGTACTGTTCAGCCGCATCACCCGCGACCTCCTTCCGCCCGCCGCCCAACTCCTGCATCTGCTCGGCCACGTCGACGAGCGGCCCTGGCACACCTGGTCGTGGGGACCGGCCGCCTGCTTCCCGTACACCCCCCGGGTCAGCTGTCGCGGCGTCGTCCTGGCCCCGCAACGCTGGCTGCTGCCGGACGACGTGGTGGCCGCCGCAACGAGACAATCCACCTGGCATCGGCGCCTTGCCACCTGGCTCGCCACGACCTTTCCGCCGGTTCCTCCGGTCGTCGTGGCCGAGGAGTCGGACCGCCAGCTCCCTCTCCGCCCACACGACACGGATCACCAGGAGATCCTGCGGCGCACGGTGCTGCGAGGGACCCGATCGCTGACCGAAGCGCTCGGACACGGCAGCCACGAACTGGCGGTGAGAGGCCCGCGCGGCCGCCATCCTCTCGAACTGGTGGTCGCTCTTCAGCGCCGCACCAGCCCAGCGCAAGCCCTCACCGACCCCCGCACCGCTCCCCGGCCCCGAACAGCGGACACTTGCCCTCCGGGACGGGACTGGCTGTCCGCCGCCATCGCTGTTCCCGCCCGCCATCAGGACGCCGTACTGGAACGGCTTCCACCTGTCCCCGCCGGAGCCAGGCTGTTCTGGCTCCGCTACGACACCCCGGCACTGGGCCCGCACCTGCGCCTGCGCTTCCAAGCAGACCCGGGCACCTTGAGCGGACTGTCGCACTCCCTGGGAGAGTGGGCAGTCGGCCTCGCCGAGCAACGCCTGAGTGACGGACAACTCCACTATGCGCCCTATGTACGCGAGACACAGCGATACGGCGGTCCCCACTGCGTCCACGCGGCTGAGGACGTCTTCGTCGCCGACAGCGCCCTCGTCCTCGCCGCGCTCAACCACCCGGGAACCGAAGACGACCGCCTCCTACTCGCCGCTCGCTCAGCGACCGCGATCGCCCGCTGGTGCACCTCACCGTCCGCACTCCGCAGCGGCCCGCTGACCTCTGTCGAACGCAACCGACGGGAACGGCTACGCGCCCCAACCCGCACCGGCACCGTCCCGCCCCGGCTCACCACATTGTGGGAAGCACGGCAAGAAGCCCTGTCCGTCTACCGCGTGCTCCTTCCCACCCCGGAGATAGCCGACCGCTGCGCCTCGGACCTGATCCACATGCACTGCAACCGGCTCCTGGGCTCCGACTCCGGCCAAGAACGCATCGCCCGGTCCTTGGCCATCGACCTTTTCCACATCCAGGCCCATGTCCTCCGGCACTGA
- the fxlM gene encoding methyltransferase, FxLD system — protein MQLDAAATAARMNADLAKNLQHKGRITSPQVAAAFAAVPRHLFVPGTPLEDAYRDDVVFTDRDADGQPVSSVSAPWLVATMLERLRARPGDKVLEVGSGGYNAALLSYLVGAESSVTSQDIDPDVIDRAAQCLEAAGYPKVRLVTGDGHFGVPDGAPYDRIMVTVQATAIAPAWLDQLADDGRLVVPLRLRGMGRLLTFTREGNHWRGGGWDLCGFVRMRGQAENAMGTTLLGGGVRLRWDGGPQPDRDALTTALASERQEAWTGVTVGVTEGTRPVVDMWLATVLDVFGRLHVDQQIPDRQGGPWTLPGGSSATWSTGSIAYLTMRPVDDGDSRFEYGVAWHGPDGSLAESYARQLRAWDRDHRRGTGPALLLYPEGSAHQPVPAAGRVLERPGPRMVLAWQ, from the coding sequence GTGCAACTGGACGCTGCGGCCACCGCCGCCAGGATGAACGCCGACCTGGCCAAGAATCTTCAGCACAAAGGCAGGATCACCAGTCCGCAAGTGGCCGCCGCGTTCGCGGCCGTGCCAAGGCACCTCTTCGTCCCCGGTACCCCGCTGGAGGACGCCTACCGCGACGACGTGGTGTTCACCGACCGCGACGCCGACGGGCAGCCGGTCAGTTCGGTCTCCGCGCCTTGGCTGGTGGCCACGATGCTGGAGCGCTTGCGTGCGCGACCGGGCGACAAGGTGCTCGAAGTCGGCTCAGGCGGTTACAACGCGGCGCTGCTGAGCTACCTGGTCGGCGCCGAATCCTCCGTGACCAGCCAGGACATCGACCCCGACGTGATCGATCGTGCCGCGCAGTGCCTTGAGGCCGCCGGGTACCCGAAGGTCCGCCTGGTCACCGGTGACGGACACTTCGGGGTCCCCGACGGCGCCCCTTACGACCGCATCATGGTGACCGTCCAGGCAACGGCGATCGCCCCAGCGTGGCTGGACCAACTGGCCGATGACGGTCGCCTGGTAGTCCCGCTCCGGCTACGAGGCATGGGGCGCCTGCTCACCTTCACCCGGGAGGGCAACCATTGGCGCGGAGGCGGCTGGGACTTGTGCGGCTTCGTACGGATGCGGGGGCAGGCCGAGAACGCCATGGGCACGACGCTGCTTGGTGGCGGCGTCCGGCTGCGATGGGACGGCGGCCCGCAGCCCGACCGAGACGCCCTGACCACGGCCCTGGCGAGTGAGCGCCAGGAGGCATGGACCGGAGTGACCGTCGGTGTCACCGAAGGCACTCGGCCCGTCGTGGACATGTGGCTGGCGACTGTGCTGGACGTGTTCGGACGCCTTCACGTGGACCAGCAGATCCCTGATCGGCAGGGCGGGCCATGGACGCTTCCCGGCGGCAGCTCCGCCACTTGGAGCACGGGCAGTATCGCCTACCTGACCATGCGCCCGGTGGACGACGGCGATTCCAGGTTCGAGTACGGAGTCGCCTGGCACGGTCCGGACGGGTCCCTGGCCGAGTCGTACGCGCGGCAGCTTCGCGCGTGGGACCGCGACCACCGCCGAGGAACGGGCCCGGCCCTCCTCCTCTACCCGGAAGGCTCAGCCCACCAGCCCGTGCCGGCAGCCGGACGTGTGCTGGAGCGGCCTGGCCCTCGCATGGTACTCGCCTGGCAGTGA
- a CDS encoding protein kinase family protein, which yields MSFHPCLEGDGLTSPVGVRLAAHGGVSASLALLSDRALGSLVEGAAPLGAGVGGTSALLEVAGTPVFVKRVPLTDWERRPEHVRSTANLFGLPGFCQYGLGGPGFGAWRELAVHTMTTDWVLAGEYEGFPLMYHWRVLPDSVSLPEELADVDRAVAFWGGGAPVRRRIEGLRDASASVALFLEYIPRNLHQWLGEQVDAGGEAVDRACAMVERELGAGVSFMNSRGLLHFDAHFENILTDGRRLFFADYGLSLSSRFALSPEETGFFDRHRTYDRAYTTSYLVHWLVAALYGRRGEERAALLRAWAGGERPTGIPAAAAAIIARDAPLAVVVSDFIGALGRESRETPYPLEGIRRIRGTR from the coding sequence ATGTCGTTTCACCCCTGTTTAGAAGGTGATGGGTTGACGTCTCCGGTTGGTGTGCGGCTTGCCGCTCATGGTGGCGTGTCCGCGTCGCTGGCGCTGCTCAGTGACCGGGCGCTGGGCTCGCTCGTGGAGGGTGCCGCGCCTTTGGGGGCCGGTGTCGGTGGGACGTCGGCCCTGCTGGAGGTGGCCGGGACGCCGGTCTTCGTGAAGCGGGTGCCCCTGACCGACTGGGAGCGGCGGCCGGAGCACGTACGGTCCACGGCGAACCTGTTCGGGCTGCCGGGCTTCTGCCAGTACGGCCTTGGCGGGCCGGGTTTTGGGGCGTGGCGGGAGCTGGCCGTGCACACCATGACCACGGACTGGGTCCTGGCCGGGGAGTACGAGGGCTTTCCGCTCATGTACCACTGGCGGGTGCTGCCCGACTCGGTGTCCCTGCCCGAAGAACTGGCCGATGTGGACCGGGCCGTCGCCTTCTGGGGAGGCGGGGCGCCTGTGCGCCGCAGGATCGAGGGGCTGCGGGACGCGTCGGCCAGTGTCGCGCTGTTCCTGGAGTACATCCCGCGGAACCTGCACCAGTGGCTCGGCGAGCAAGTGGACGCCGGTGGCGAGGCCGTCGACCGGGCCTGCGCCATGGTGGAGCGGGAGTTGGGGGCCGGTGTCTCCTTCATGAACAGCCGGGGGCTCCTGCACTTCGACGCGCACTTCGAGAACATCCTGACCGACGGCCGGCGCCTCTTCTTCGCCGACTACGGCCTCTCCCTCTCCTCCCGGTTCGCGCTGTCGCCCGAGGAGACCGGCTTCTTCGACCGGCACCGGACCTATGACCGCGCCTACACCACCTCGTATCTGGTCCACTGGCTGGTCGCCGCCCTGTACGGGCGCCGGGGCGAGGAGCGCGCGGCGCTGCTGCGCGCCTGGGCCGGGGGCGAGCGGCCCACCGGCATTCCGGCGGCAGCCGCCGCGATCATCGCCCGGGACGCGCCGCTCGCCGTGGTGGTGTCGGACTTCATCGGCGCACTCGGACGGGAGAGCCGGGAGACTCCGTACCCGCTGGAGGGGATCCGCCGGATCCGGGGGACGCGCTGA
- a CDS encoding helix-turn-helix transcriptional regulator encodes MDRQELADFLRSRRERIAPAEAGLPAGPRRRTPGLRREEVAQLAFISTEYYTRLEQARAPRPSREVLAGLARALRLSDAERAHVHHLAGAPPGPAPGPSREVRQSILDLLDRLPQAAAMVMSAAGEVIAWNDLAAALMEDFSALPRRDRNFVRRVFLEPHGADGPLYGLADAAEFARSAAQDLRATAARYPDDPEVSALVAELLSGSEEFARLWSSHDVASAPALCKTFRHPMVGPVTVNCDVLQIADRDQRVVIYTADPGSRSEEALRLLSVVGTQSMDVPG; translated from the coding sequence GTGGACAGACAAGAACTCGCCGATTTCCTGCGCAGCAGGCGCGAGCGGATCGCCCCCGCCGAGGCCGGGCTGCCCGCCGGGCCGCGCCGCCGTACGCCGGGGCTGCGCCGCGAGGAGGTGGCGCAGCTGGCGTTCATCTCGACCGAGTACTACACGCGGCTGGAGCAGGCCCGTGCCCCGCGCCCGTCGCGCGAGGTGCTGGCCGGTCTGGCCCGCGCGCTGCGGCTGTCGGACGCGGAACGCGCCCACGTGCACCATCTGGCCGGGGCCCCGCCGGGCCCGGCGCCCGGCCCTTCCCGTGAGGTGCGGCAGTCCATCCTCGACCTGCTGGACCGGCTGCCGCAGGCCGCGGCGATGGTGATGTCAGCGGCGGGCGAGGTGATCGCCTGGAACGATCTGGCCGCCGCCCTCATGGAGGACTTCTCCGCGCTGCCGCGCCGCGACCGCAACTTCGTACGCCGTGTCTTCCTCGAACCGCACGGTGCGGACGGCCCCCTGTACGGGCTCGCGGACGCGGCGGAGTTCGCCCGCTCGGCGGCCCAGGACCTGCGCGCCACCGCCGCCCGCTATCCCGACGACCCCGAGGTGTCCGCGCTGGTGGCCGAACTGCTCTCCGGCAGCGAGGAGTTCGCCCGCCTCTGGTCCTCCCACGACGTGGCTTCGGCGCCCGCGCTGTGCAAGACGTTCCGCCACCCGATGGTCGGCCCGGTCACCGTGAACTGCGACGTCCTCCAGATCGCCGACCGCGACCAGCGGGTCGTGATCTACACCGCCGACCCCGGCTCCCGGTCCGAGGAGGCGCTGCGGCTGCTGTCGGTCGTCGGCACGCAGAGCATGGACGTACCGGGCTGA